The segment CTTCGAGGCCGGCGTGCCGCTCGCGCTGGGCGCCGACGACCCGCTGCTGTTCGGCTCCCGGCTCGCCGACCAGTACCTGCTGGCCCGCGCGGCGCACGGCTTCACCGACGCCGAACTGGCCGAACTGGCCCGCCAGTCGATCCGCTCCTCGCGCGCCCCCGAGCACGTGCTGAAGGAACTGCTGGGCGAGATCGACGCCTGGCTGGTGGAGGAGCCGGCCTAGGTGTTCCGGCCCGTGCGGCGGGCGGGCGGGCGGTGGCAGGATCTCGCGGCGGTCCGGCCGCGGCGGTACTTGCCGCCCGAGACCCCCTGCACCGAGGATGGGCGCCGGTCCGGCCGCCGGCGGACGCCCGGAATCCGTGGAGGCAACGATGGCCCTGACGATGCGCGACCGCTGCGAGAGGTGCGAGACCGCGGTGCTGCCCCCGGACGCGTCGGCCCGGATCTGCTCGTACGAGTGCACCTTCTGCCCGGCCTGCAGCGATGCCATGCGGCA is part of the Kitasatospora setae KM-6054 genome and harbors:
- a CDS encoding DUF1272 domain-containing protein, whose amino-acid sequence is MALTMRDRCERCETAVLPPDASARICSYECTFCPACSDAMRHVCPNCGGELLPRPRRARADGGS